In Portunus trituberculatus isolate SZX2019 chromosome 46, ASM1759143v1, whole genome shotgun sequence, a single window of DNA contains:
- the LOC123519963 gene encoding hemocyanin subunit 2-like isoform X2 yields the protein MMRGGAGVSRSGSFQGASDAQKQHDVNSVLWKVYEEIRDPHLKELSQTFDPLSGHYDDDGVSAKRLMEELNDHRLLEQKHWFSLFNTRQRQEALMLYDVLEHSTDWETFAGNAAFFRVRMNEGEFVYAIYAAVIHSPLTQHVVLPPLYEVTPHLFTNSEVIQEAYKAKMTQTAAKIQSHFTGSKSNPEQRVAYFGEDIGMNTHHVTWHLEFPFWWDDAHENHHIDRKGESFFWVHHQLTVRFDAERLSNYLDPVGELHWDDMIHEGFAPHTMYKYGGYFPSRPDNVNFEDVDGVARVRDMLILESRIRDAIAHGYITGRDGSVISIRDAHGIDILGDVIESSTYSPNTEYYGSLHNTAHVMLGRQGDPHGKFALPPGVLEHFETATRDPTFFRLHKYMDNIFREHKDSLTPYTKEELEFPGVTIQSLSLSNRLETYFEDYEYSLINAVDDTADIDDVPISTVVSRLGHKDFTAKGVISNSNPSEVMATVRIFAWPKYDNNHVEFSFNDGRWNAIELDKFWVKLAPGDNIITRSSKDSSVTVPDVPSFQTLIDKANEALSSGSDLNLDEYVSGLGLPNRFLLSKGKSEGMTFHLVVFVSDGSKDMAIDGLHESTSFNHYGCHDGRYPDNRSHGYPLDRRVDDERIITGLGNFKAMDVDVYHVGKNE from the exons ATGAGAGGCGGTGCAGGGGTAAGCCGGAGCGGGAGCTTTCAAG GAGCATCTGACGCCCAGAAGCAACATGATGTCAACAGCGTCCTGTGGAAGGTCTACGAGGAAATTCGCGATCCTCATCTGAAAGAGCTTTCCCAGACCTTCGATCCTCTTTCCGGCCACTATGACGATGATGGTGTATCCGCCAAGCGGCTCATGGAGGAACTCAACGACCACCGCCTGCTGGAGCAGAAGCATTGGTTCTCCCTCTTCAACACCCGCCAGCGACAGGAGGCTCTCATGCTCTACGACGTGCTCGAACACTCCACAGACTGGGAAACCTTCGCTGGCAATGCTGCTTTCTTCCGTGTTCGCATGAACGAGGGCGAGTTTGTCTACGCCATTTACGCTGCCGTCATACACTCTCCTCTGACACAACACGTGGTGCTGCCGCCTCTCTATGAGGTTACTCCTCACCTCTTCACCAACAGCGAGGTCATTCAAGAAGCATACAAGGCCAAGATGACACAGACTGCCGCAAAGATCCAGTCCCACTTCACCGGAAGTAAGAGCAACCCAGAGCAGCGCGTGGCCTACTTCGGCGAGGACATCGGCATGAACACCCACCACGTCACCTGGCATTTGGAATTCCCCTTCTGGTGGGACGATGCCCATGAGAACCACCACATTGATCGCAAGGGTGAGAGCTTCTTCTGGGTCCATCATCAGCTCACTGTTCGCTTCGACGCTGAGCGTCTCTCCAACTACTTGGACCCTGTCGGGGAACTTCACTGGGATGACATGATCCACGAGGGCTTCGCTCCACACACCATGTACAAGTATGGCGGCTACTTCCCCTCACGACCAGACAATGTCAACTTCGAGGACGTGGACGGTGTGGCCCGTGTGCGCGACATGTTGATCCTGGAGAGCCGTATCAGGGATGCCATCGCTCATGGCTATATCACCGGCAGGGACGGGTCTGTCATCAGCATCAGAGACGCTCATGGCATCGACATCCTTGGTGATGTGATTGAGTCCTCCACTTACAGTCCCAACACTGAGTACTATGGCTCTCTGCACAACACTGCTCATGTCATGCTTGGCCGTCAGGGCGATCCTCACGGCAAGTTTGCCCTCCCTCCCGGTGTCCTGGAGCACTTCGAGACCGCCACGCGCGATCCTACTTTCTTCCGCCTCCACAAGTACATGGATAACATCTTCAGGGAGCACAAGGACAGTCTTACCCCCTACACCAAGGAGGAACTCGAGTTCCCTGGAGTCACCATTCAGAGCTTATCCTTGAGCAACCGCCTGGAGACTTACTTCGAGGACTACGAGTACAGTCTTATCAACGCTGTCGACGACACCGCTGACATCGATGACGTGCCTATTAGTACTGTTGTTTCTCGTCTGGGACACAAGGATTTCACTGCTAAAGGTGTCATAAGCAACAGTAACCCCAGCGAAGTAATGGCTACTGTGCGCATATTCGCCTGGCCAAAATATGACAACAACCATGTTGAGTTTTCTTTCAACGACGGACGCTGGAACGCCATTGAACTGGATAAGTTCTGGGTTAAGT TGGCTCCTGGAGATAATATTATCACACGCTCCAGCAAGGACTCTTCAGTCACAGTTCCTGACGTGCCCAGCTTCCAGACTCTAATTGACAAGGCTAATGAAGCACTGAGCTCCGGCTCAGATCTGAACCTCGACGAGTATGTCAGCGGCCTTGGACTGCCTAACAGGTTCCTCCTTTCCAAGGGCAAGAGTGAGGGTATGACTTTCCACCTGGTGGTGTTCGTCTCCGATGGCTCCAAGGACATGGCTATCGACGGACTGCATGAGTCAACCTCCTTCAACCACTATGGTTGCCACGATGGCAGATATCCTGACAATCGCTCTCATGGGTATCCGCTGGACCGTCGGGTCGACGATGAACGCATTATCACTGGCCTTGGTAACTTCAAGGCCATGGACGTTGATGTATACCATGTAGGAAAGAACGAATAA
- the LOC123519963 gene encoding hemocyanin subunit 2-like isoform X1, whose amino-acid sequence MKLLVICALVAGAAAWPNFGMMADSPGGASDAQKQHDVNSVLWKVYEEIRDPHLKELSQTFDPLSGHYDDDGVSAKRLMEELNDHRLLEQKHWFSLFNTRQRQEALMLYDVLEHSTDWETFAGNAAFFRVRMNEGEFVYAIYAAVIHSPLTQHVVLPPLYEVTPHLFTNSEVIQEAYKAKMTQTAAKIQSHFTGSKSNPEQRVAYFGEDIGMNTHHVTWHLEFPFWWDDAHENHHIDRKGESFFWVHHQLTVRFDAERLSNYLDPVGELHWDDMIHEGFAPHTMYKYGGYFPSRPDNVNFEDVDGVARVRDMLILESRIRDAIAHGYITGRDGSVISIRDAHGIDILGDVIESSTYSPNTEYYGSLHNTAHVMLGRQGDPHGKFALPPGVLEHFETATRDPTFFRLHKYMDNIFREHKDSLTPYTKEELEFPGVTIQSLSLSNRLETYFEDYEYSLINAVDDTADIDDVPISTVVSRLGHKDFTAKGVISNSNPSEVMATVRIFAWPKYDNNHVEFSFNDGRWNAIELDKFWVKLAPGDNIITRSSKDSSVTVPDVPSFQTLIDKANEALSSGSDLNLDEYVSGLGLPNRFLLSKGKSEGMTFHLVVFVSDGSKDMAIDGLHESTSFNHYGCHDGRYPDNRSHGYPLDRRVDDERIITGLGNFKAMDVDVYHVGKNE is encoded by the exons ATGAAGCTCTTGGTCATCTGTGCCCTGGTGGCGGGCGCCGCCGCATGGCCCAACTTTGGAATGATGGCGGACTCCCCTGGAG GAGCATCTGACGCCCAGAAGCAACATGATGTCAACAGCGTCCTGTGGAAGGTCTACGAGGAAATTCGCGATCCTCATCTGAAAGAGCTTTCCCAGACCTTCGATCCTCTTTCCGGCCACTATGACGATGATGGTGTATCCGCCAAGCGGCTCATGGAGGAACTCAACGACCACCGCCTGCTGGAGCAGAAGCATTGGTTCTCCCTCTTCAACACCCGCCAGCGACAGGAGGCTCTCATGCTCTACGACGTGCTCGAACACTCCACAGACTGGGAAACCTTCGCTGGCAATGCTGCTTTCTTCCGTGTTCGCATGAACGAGGGCGAGTTTGTCTACGCCATTTACGCTGCCGTCATACACTCTCCTCTGACACAACACGTGGTGCTGCCGCCTCTCTATGAGGTTACTCCTCACCTCTTCACCAACAGCGAGGTCATTCAAGAAGCATACAAGGCCAAGATGACACAGACTGCCGCAAAGATCCAGTCCCACTTCACCGGAAGTAAGAGCAACCCAGAGCAGCGCGTGGCCTACTTCGGCGAGGACATCGGCATGAACACCCACCACGTCACCTGGCATTTGGAATTCCCCTTCTGGTGGGACGATGCCCATGAGAACCACCACATTGATCGCAAGGGTGAGAGCTTCTTCTGGGTCCATCATCAGCTCACTGTTCGCTTCGACGCTGAGCGTCTCTCCAACTACTTGGACCCTGTCGGGGAACTTCACTGGGATGACATGATCCACGAGGGCTTCGCTCCACACACCATGTACAAGTATGGCGGCTACTTCCCCTCACGACCAGACAATGTCAACTTCGAGGACGTGGACGGTGTGGCCCGTGTGCGCGACATGTTGATCCTGGAGAGCCGTATCAGGGATGCCATCGCTCATGGCTATATCACCGGCAGGGACGGGTCTGTCATCAGCATCAGAGACGCTCATGGCATCGACATCCTTGGTGATGTGATTGAGTCCTCCACTTACAGTCCCAACACTGAGTACTATGGCTCTCTGCACAACACTGCTCATGTCATGCTTGGCCGTCAGGGCGATCCTCACGGCAAGTTTGCCCTCCCTCCCGGTGTCCTGGAGCACTTCGAGACCGCCACGCGCGATCCTACTTTCTTCCGCCTCCACAAGTACATGGATAACATCTTCAGGGAGCACAAGGACAGTCTTACCCCCTACACCAAGGAGGAACTCGAGTTCCCTGGAGTCACCATTCAGAGCTTATCCTTGAGCAACCGCCTGGAGACTTACTTCGAGGACTACGAGTACAGTCTTATCAACGCTGTCGACGACACCGCTGACATCGATGACGTGCCTATTAGTACTGTTGTTTCTCGTCTGGGACACAAGGATTTCACTGCTAAAGGTGTCATAAGCAACAGTAACCCCAGCGAAGTAATGGCTACTGTGCGCATATTCGCCTGGCCAAAATATGACAACAACCATGTTGAGTTTTCTTTCAACGACGGACGCTGGAACGCCATTGAACTGGATAAGTTCTGGGTTAAGT TGGCTCCTGGAGATAATATTATCACACGCTCCAGCAAGGACTCTTCAGTCACAGTTCCTGACGTGCCCAGCTTCCAGACTCTAATTGACAAGGCTAATGAAGCACTGAGCTCCGGCTCAGATCTGAACCTCGACGAGTATGTCAGCGGCCTTGGACTGCCTAACAGGTTCCTCCTTTCCAAGGGCAAGAGTGAGGGTATGACTTTCCACCTGGTGGTGTTCGTCTCCGATGGCTCCAAGGACATGGCTATCGACGGACTGCATGAGTCAACCTCCTTCAACCACTATGGTTGCCACGATGGCAGATATCCTGACAATCGCTCTCATGGGTATCCGCTGGACCGTCGGGTCGACGATGAACGCATTATCACTGGCCTTGGTAACTTCAAGGCCATGGACGTTGATGTATACCATGTAGGAAAGAACGAATAA